Proteins from one Ignavibacteriota bacterium genomic window:
- a CDS encoding T9SS type A sorting domain-containing protein gives MRTSSLSSTFVVFTLLWLCIGSQSGNLHAQPKLRVMRIINNWPTIEVYIRSTCNGERIFPSNSKQFRISENGRDIRDFELWCPEPTTRDPLTCVILLDVDPRMDANAQRLMKQRARELISSLDLKRDNATILAVSATPSVVQSKTSDTTLLFAAVESVQPAATARLWDGLFQAMDLLHAERLYPAAVYYFGSGRDSASQKTPGDCLQHLWALWRTMLYSFTFGTPHAHDSLRILTERSSGRDLHNPAAGWMQTAVTEAATIVSRWIEDCLITYQATCMDRTERIVRVTLLDTCNGTDTEVKSYRAPVDTSTFTPLRVGPGTVFHALEGSVVEVPVLLHDYPSAYPGNLVGACTFSILFNDTLLSWRGADIPEGSIYSGVPVRTTLDEGRVIIYLDGPATAWPQTMPTTLLLLRFRVRTAQDRSVVRTPVHLVDWKFHEGCHSAWTRDGAVLIPQRRPAPVHTLAINGQSIRWDEALARYTPSPLQFSCLVANNGAETARHAMVTLSFTDSLITPTAPRFLHTATSPPNIEFNTVSEARWDLFLHPRTTGDTVLLSAEMIFDNADTLRGSLKLWIPPARVTGIDVAEKAAARLFSVYPNPSDGFVTLRFPDTDATYPVSVHDALGRLVYTVTSAQHGSNTLDLSAVPPGLYIINAGGFRQTLLLTR, from the coding sequence ATGCGCACTTCTTCGCTTTCTTCCACCTTCGTTGTGTTCACCTTGTTGTGGCTGTGTATCGGATCCCAGTCCGGGAACCTGCACGCGCAGCCGAAACTGCGTGTCATGCGCATTATCAACAACTGGCCCACGATAGAAGTATATATTCGGTCGACGTGCAACGGCGAACGTATCTTTCCGAGCAACAGTAAGCAGTTTCGGATATCCGAAAACGGTAGGGATATCCGAGATTTCGAGCTCTGGTGCCCGGAACCCACAACACGCGACCCTCTGACCTGCGTGATACTGCTGGACGTGGATCCCAGGATGGACGCGAATGCACAACGGCTGATGAAACAGCGCGCCAGGGAACTCATCTCGTCGCTCGATCTGAAAAGAGATAACGCCACGATTCTCGCCGTCAGCGCGACACCGTCCGTCGTGCAATCGAAAACATCAGATACGACACTCCTTTTCGCTGCAGTGGAATCGGTACAACCGGCTGCAACGGCACGACTTTGGGACGGCCTGTTCCAGGCCATGGACCTGCTTCACGCTGAACGGTTGTACCCCGCCGCCGTCTACTATTTCGGATCAGGCCGGGACAGCGCGTCTCAAAAAACACCCGGCGACTGTTTGCAACATCTGTGGGCCCTCTGGCGCACGATGTTGTACTCCTTCACATTCGGTACACCGCATGCTCATGATTCCCTACGCATCCTGACGGAGCGAAGTTCCGGAAGAGACCTCCACAATCCCGCCGCCGGCTGGATGCAAACGGCAGTCACAGAAGCAGCCACGATCGTCTCCCGTTGGATAGAAGATTGCCTCATCACGTATCAGGCGACGTGTATGGACCGCACTGAGCGCATCGTTCGCGTGACGCTGCTGGACACATGCAATGGCACCGATACCGAAGTGAAATCTTACAGGGCTCCAGTCGATACCAGCACGTTCACTCCACTGCGTGTTGGTCCGGGAACCGTGTTTCATGCCCTCGAAGGAAGCGTGGTGGAAGTACCAGTTCTCCTCCATGATTACCCGAGTGCATATCCCGGCAATCTCGTGGGTGCATGTACATTTTCAATCCTATTCAATGACACGCTGCTTTCGTGGCGTGGCGCCGATATTCCCGAGGGTAGCATCTACAGCGGAGTTCCGGTAAGAACCACGCTTGATGAGGGGCGTGTCATCATTTATCTCGACGGGCCCGCCACCGCCTGGCCTCAGACGATGCCCACTACGCTTTTGCTACTCCGCTTCCGTGTCCGCACCGCTCAAGACCGGAGCGTCGTACGAACGCCGGTACACCTTGTCGATTGGAAATTCCATGAGGGCTGTCACTCCGCGTGGACGCGCGATGGTGCGGTGTTAATTCCGCAACGCCGGCCTGCACCCGTGCACACGCTCGCGATAAATGGACAGAGCATCCGCTGGGATGAAGCACTGGCACGCTACACCCCGTCGCCACTTCAGTTCTCATGCCTGGTCGCGAACAATGGAGCAGAAACAGCACGTCATGCAATGGTCACCCTGTCCTTCACGGATTCGCTCATCACACCGACTGCACCACGTTTCTTACACACCGCGACTTCACCGCCAAACATCGAATTCAACACCGTCAGTGAGGCCCGATGGGATCTGTTCCTGCATCCGCGCACAACCGGCGACACAGTGTTACTCTCTGCTGAAATGATATTCGATAATGCCGACACACTCCGCGGATCGCTCAAGCTGTGGATACCGCCCGCGCGCGTAACAGGAATCGATGTCGCGGAGAAGGCCGCGGCGCGGCTGTTTTCCGTGTATCCCAATCCCAGCGATGGATTCGTCACACTTCGCTTTCCAGATACGGATGCCACATACCCCGTATCGGTACACGACGCACTCGGACGACTGGTTTACACCGTCACCTCCGCACAACACGGGAGCAACACACTGGATCTCTCCGCAGTGCCGCCGGGGCTGTACATCATTAATGCCGGCGGCTTCCGACAGACACTGCTGCTCACACGTTGA
- a CDS encoding 1-acyl-sn-glycerol-3-phosphate acyltransferase, whose amino-acid sequence MSRTNRLPSPLASVEAYKTPGETLHTSTFLATLRFYPRLAVVVVRASRRAKHGRYGRQDWEDSSIATMLCLEAAGCRFNIEGLRNITACEGPAVFVGNHMSTLETFSLPGIIDPVKPVTFVIKPSLMDYPLFGHVMRSRNPIVVSRDNPRQDLVTVLEEGRRRLEEGISIVLFPQTTRRLDFDPAQFNSLGVKLAKSAGVPIIPVALKTDAWANGRIVKEFGPIDPKKTIHLAFGSPIHIEGNGRAEHESVIAFIEKHLRQWR is encoded by the coding sequence ATGAGCCGCACGAACCGACTCCCCAGCCCTCTTGCCTCCGTGGAGGCCTATAAGACTCCCGGAGAAACGTTACACACATCCACGTTCCTCGCGACACTGCGCTTTTACCCGCGGCTCGCGGTGGTGGTTGTACGTGCATCGCGGCGGGCGAAACACGGACGGTACGGACGCCAGGACTGGGAGGACAGCAGCATCGCCACCATGCTCTGTCTCGAAGCCGCGGGCTGCCGCTTCAACATCGAGGGACTGCGCAACATCACGGCGTGTGAAGGTCCGGCGGTGTTTGTCGGCAATCACATGAGCACACTCGAGACGTTCTCGCTACCGGGCATTATCGATCCCGTGAAACCCGTGACCTTTGTCATCAAACCGAGCCTGATGGACTACCCGCTCTTCGGTCACGTGATGCGCTCACGGAATCCCATCGTCGTCTCACGCGACAATCCGCGGCAGGATCTCGTCACCGTACTCGAAGAGGGACGGCGGCGACTCGAAGAGGGCATCAGTATCGTGCTTTTCCCGCAGACCACGCGACGGCTCGACTTCGATCCCGCGCAGTTCAACTCCCTCGGCGTCAAACTCGCAAAAAGTGCCGGTGTCCCCATCATCCCTGTCGCCCTCAAAACCGACGCCTGGGCCAACGGCCGCATCGTCAAGGAATTCGGACCCATAGATCCGAAAAAGACCATACACCTCGCTTTCGGCTCCCCCATACACATCGAAGGCAACGGCCGCGCCGAGCACGAATCCGTCATCGCCTTCATCGAGAAACACCTGCGGCAGTGGCGGTGA